TACCACAAGATCAAAGCCTTAGAGGCTGGAGAAACACACTACTTATCAAGTCAAGTCACTTTAGATGCCTGATCAGTTGGCCACATTTCCCATAGGCCATATCTACCAGTCATAAGCTGGCAAAGGGTTAGAACACCCATTCAGACCTTCAAAAGTACAGTTTTTCAAGGGAAAAACAGTTTCTTTAGATCTAGAACCATTCTGCAAACATCTCGTATGAGGGAACCTCCTGAGACAATCTTTGATGTAGttccttttctttccaaattgAACTTCAAGTATCACAATTTTCTAGCCAGCTTAAAATTTTGTAGAGAAACAATTCTCCTTCACATTATTTTAACAGCAGTATAATTTGTTTAGTGAAAAAGTCAAGGGTTTCAGAATTCATGATGCACTAGAAGTATAAATTAGGGGAGATACCATCGTCTCATAAAGACTACACAATAAATGAGACAACAAACTTAAAAATTACTACATAGTTCCTTCTGTTATAAGTTGAATGTCACTTTGACCTTTTGAGGCCAAATTAGATTCTTTTCTGTAGGATcttcaataaataaaaagaatattcatctttataagaaatattatcATGTAAAGTTAAGTGACACAGAATGCAAAGAAATCCACAAAAAACTACATAATTGTCGATCGGCTCTGTTCCACTTAGTCCTTTAAGTATAAGTAACTTCACTAAACTCTTAACTAAGTGATCATCACATCAGTGACCCATAAACCATAACTCAGATGAAGCAGACCCTAATAAGTAATTGTAATTTCCTTCCTGATTCACAAAGGTAATAGTGGGAGAACTTGAAATGGAGGAAAATATGGGTTTGATGTCACCTATGTTTGAAAGTGACACCTTTCTCTGTCATGTTGTAAAAACTTGTTGATTCTAGGACTGAAAAGGAAAATGTTAAAGCCCCAAAAGTACAGACCAATTGAGGGAGTAAAAAAAAGCAGTAATTTTGAGAACCACAACGTTTAATTTTGTTAGTGAAAGCAACCCGATAAGTGGACGATATTGACCTGGCGGACTCACTAGCACCAGACAAATCGATTGTTACTGGTAACAGTTGGTAAGTACTCAAAACAACATTCAAAGCAGAAGATCCGACAAAAAGGTTGCTGCGTAATAGGTCCCTTTCCGGCGGGTGTGTTAGACTTTAGCGAGTGGAGAGGCATTACAAGGATTTCAGTAGTAAATTTTAAGGGAAACCATTGTTGAGAGCCTGAGACCTTGCAACCTTCCTAGACCTTCCTAGAGAGGTCTCAGCCTTGGAAGGTCCTAGGAATGGGAGATGAGGCTCTGACAGTGAAGTAGTTTTCCCTAGTGAGACTCAAGCCACTTTCTAACAACTTTTAGACTCTTTAGAGACTAGCTCCCTGGTTATGACACCACAAAGAGATTGAGATTTTTACAAACTCGATTATTTCCCTGAAGCGTGGTTGGGATTTATAGTAATTACAATATGTACAATCTTTGTAATGTATGATTAATTACACATCAAAATCCTAATTATATCCCTAATGAAATCATTTCTACACATACGATATCTGAACACAATGTTTAAATGATTACATAGATGTTTGAAACCCataaaagcaataaaaaatCTCATCAAGTGCAATATAAACATGCTGATATAGACAAGGGAGTTACCCATTTAGAGTTGGGGCTGTAACATGACTATCTTTAATGCAATCACTGAGATCAATTACATCCGAAGACAGTGAAGAAGTTGGCTTATATAAAGATGAGTCGGTGTTTGCTTTAACttctggtttctgatgttccaAGTGATCCATCTTTATTCCATTTTCAGAAAAGATGGACGAAAATGTCTTTTGTGCCAATACAAGTTCCGCAGCCAAGCAGCTTTCTTCTGCTTGTGTTATCATCTGTAGTAACTCTATCAATCTTGGTAAAGAAACATGAGAAGGAAAGGACATAGGAACAAAATGGTTCAATGCTAGAGAAGACAATAAAGGAGCTACCTTTGGAGGATCATGTTCAAGGTCTACAAAAATCAGTCGCGTCTCCAAGTTCAAACTAGACTTAACAAACTCCGCAAATGCTCTTGCGTGAACCAAGTATATCATATCTTCTATAACCATGACATGCAAAGGCTTAAATATTGAGCAATCCTGAAAGCAATAGCAGAtagcatatttttattatgtggTACTTCAGTTTCCTACACAAGTCATATATACATTGAGTCTTTATCATGTTTATACTCGAAGAATAACCATTAAAACATAGACTTTGACAGGTAAAATTGGGGATTTGAGACACAATCCCTAAGAACACTAAATTGATAGTTTGAACATCGAAAGGAACTTGAATTGGAAATTTAATTATAGATTTGACTCATAGGGTTATGGATACCCTGTGCAcataatttatttcaaggtttGACCATAGGATTTGgggtttatttaattttcatcgGGACTTTAATTACGAAATACACCTCTGCGGCTAAATTTGACATCGTTGCATGATCTTTAAAGTAGATTGGAGCCGTCTGATGGAATCCGAAAGTGGTAAAgctatttggaaggttaaaGTCTCCTAGGACTGAAATAAGTTTAAGACTTTGACCTCAATGGGGAAATTTCCCAAGTTGATACTACCTTCGTCCCAATTTAAGTGTCTTCGTTTAACTAGgcacagagtttaagaaaaaaagggagATGTTGAGTTTGTGGTCTCAAAATTAAAGATGTGTGTAAGGTTTAAAACTTGCCATGTAGAATGTTGGATTGCAAAACCTACTAAATATAGAAAGAGACTTTTTTTGGACAGACAAATAAGGAAAGTAAGACACTTAAATttggacggagggagtactcTTTTACATATACTATGTATCAAGGTACCATATATATGAGATGATGCGTATATATGCGAACACCAGGATTGTAAATGTTATGCAGGGTATAGGTTGATGTTGATATACATGCTTGCTGTGTTCTTTCAAGTGCCATGACTACTTTAAGCATTTTTATACTGTTATAGGTACTGTATTTATGCTAGTTTAACACTAAGAGCTATATGTATGTTGAATTACATGTTGGGCTGATAGTCATACACTGTATATATGCATTCTAATTTGCACATCTGCTCCCACACCTGGATGAGGCTATGGAACATGAGGTTGTTTATGCAGGTTTATGATATAGAGTGTGAGTTGTCCGTGCAGGTTATGTTATGGCACGTGAGTTGTTCGCGCGACATGTGGATATGAATTCGTCCCTTATGAGTAGCTGCATTACCTAAAACACCCACGCAGTAAACACACAGGATTGATCTGTGATAAAGCGCTGGTGTTGAGTGAAGCTTGAGTTTTGTTCATGCACATTATTATCATGTTCACGGATTTCATATAAATACTAAGTTGTGGATATCattatatatgttaatttggtGCATTCAATGCATTGAACTTGGATGGTGCATtctatgatatgttatatttGTACCTATTTGTATATGCTTTAGTCGTGCATATTTGATTAAGTTGTTTTATGTGCTTCATACTACACTTATTGCACTTTGTGTGCAGATATAGATTGTGTTGTAGCGTAATTCATGAGAGCTTTGAAGATCTACAAGCATTACAGTGTCGAGTTGTCAGCTAGTTCATGGTAGATTAGAGTCCTTTACTTCTGTTTTTCATTTTAAGCAGATGGTGCATTAGTCATATCAATGTCTTATTTCCTATTCCTAGTATCTCGTCACTTGTGACACCAGGAAGGTTATATTAGATTACACGGTATTTGATGCCCTGATTTATGTTAATGTCTTTCATATTGGGTCGTATTGCATTATTTCCCTGATGAAATAAATTAGGTTAGGTGTCATCACAGCTTTCTGGGATATGAATCGTAATAGTGTTCAGGGATCACTTCTTATGTTCATTGTCATATAAGTGAAGGAAGCCAATATTCCCCATTTGGTCCTTGGAGATTTGCATCTTCCACAATTAATTACAATTAACCACAACactgacaaaataaataaaatatagcaAACATGCCAAAGAACTGTGCACTATGAAAACTATAAGCTAGAGTGGAAATCAATTCTTTCAAGTTTTCAATCCCTTCAAGTTAAAGAAAGTCAACATATATCACTATACTTTGAACTTGCTTACCTCTTTGCAATGCTTAAGGAATGCACAAAGCCTTTCTTGCAGTTCAGGCATCTTCCCTCCATAGTCCACCATTACAACTGGCCTCATCTCAGTGCACAAGGCCAAAATGTCTGTCCAAATTCTGATTAAGATTATGTACTCATGCAACTAAGGATGAAAATACTGCTAAAGCATTCATATCCCATTGATACTAACAATTGACAACTTGTACATCAGTAAAATCTGAAAGCTCACAATTCCAACTTAAAAACAACAGAcaagtaaataaaaagaaagcTATATAGTACTTCTTCTATAATCAAGAATATCCAAGGACCAGTGCACGCGGTTGACGGTTCTGCCCTTTTATCCTTCTCCACTTGAATAAAAGCTAGTTTGAACCTGTGACTTGTAAGTATAACTTATTCACCACGTGCTATGtcttattgttttatattggaTTTGATTACAATGATACTTTCTCTCTTGTGGCTTAAATAACATTTTTCCGCCTTTTCATATCCATAGATATTTTTATTCTTGGTTTTTTCATCATTTGGATATTAAGCTAGCATTTGTccatagatttccaaatattcttggcaaatattatttgggtaaaaatttggtaaaaatatgatttgtacctataagttttaaaaactatcaaaatttaACCATAAGTGTGTATTACAAGTTAATTGGATCTTCGTTGCAACAAGTAACAAGTAGTGCCCATGACACCAGAGCAATGTGGTagtttggagtgagtgcaacaagcatCATTCCAcacatcgtgaagtagacaaaGCACCCTGATCCGATTGTTCAGCATTTTCATTATCACTTTCATATTCActgaatatttcatcactacttCGATGTAATACAATGCAAACAACTACTATAGagggtgtttttttttaaagataaaagtttggtgtaaaatttcaattttcaaaagatcccaaataatgagattaaaactagtatttgggaatttgagatatttgccaaaaataatGTGATGGTCATTGGAATGTAGCTGTTCACATTCTGTGGTATATAATGTCAACTCCAAATAAAGCACTAGTGTTCGAGGATCAAGGCCATGAATAGATTGTTGGATATACAAACGATGATAGGACATGATCATTTTTTGATAGACATTTTACATCTGGATATTATGTTTTAGTAGGAGCTAATTTGGTGTTTTGGAAGATTAAGAAACAGAGTGTAATTGCTCGATCTAGTGTAGAAGTTGAATATCAAGCAATGGTTATAACAACTTGTGAGCTAACTTGGACCAAACCAATGCTCAAAGGACTAGAATTTGAATATCAGTCAGAAATGGAACTTACGAGTGATAGATAACCCAGCAGctcttcaatctcatcaaatccGGTATTTCACAGGAGATTAAACATATTGAGATTAACTATTACTTTATTAGAGAAAATATACTCTTTGGAGATATTGTTACAATTTTGGTGAAGTCGGTTGATTGATTAGCTTATAGATATTTTCACCAATTCCCTCATTGGTCCTGCACTATTTACATTTGTAACAAACttgataatattatttgtatgtaCCAAATTGAGCATGAGTGTTAGATAgatacacaattcaatactatatTCCTCAAATGCATTAGCCAAaaacccttttttttattttgaataaagtGTACACAAACCTCATTAATGTGATACAAAACCTCGAAACTGAATTAAATTTCAGTTCCTTTTCATCATACAATCGCAAGAATAAAAACAAGAATAAGATAGAATGAGTTACCTGTTTCAAGGCGACGCTTTGATGAAAGTTTGAGGCGCCATTTAATTTGAGACAAAGCAGATTCAAGTGTCTTGAGTACCGTCTCCAAATCTGCAACCTCCATTGTTGACTACTTGCAAATAGTTGATTCGTTTCAAACTTACTGTAACGTAGTTTTTAtttgggaaaagggtcaaaaatgcCCTTAATCTATTGAAAATGGTCAAAAATGTCCTTCTTCCATTTATTGGATTAAAAATGCCCTGTCATCCATCTATTTGGATCAACAATGCCCTTAGAGTCAAATTTAAACCTAAAATTACCCTTATCTTTAACAGATGCTGATGTGgcaaatatatatcttttagtTAAATGTGTGGCATTATTTTATTGGTCCACATATATTAGACCTACTTTCATTCATAATCATACCCATTAACCCAAACCCAAATCCAAACCCATTTCCCCCACTTTCTTCATCTTTcttctaaaaattatttgaaatattaataaaataatatcaaaacaatCAATACAAGAACATGATGTTCCAAGCATTTCTCTACAAAAATTCAAAGTCTTTCGTGATCTAATTGGAGATTGAACTCCTCCTCAACTGTTAGAGgctccattttttaaaaaaaaaaatgtgataaacAACATGGCTTGATTTGATGAGTGTCTTGCTTCCATGGGAGattgaatgtatgaatttttttgttcCCATTTCATCAAATCCACTCATTCTTTTGATACGTTTTGGGATACAAATTAAATTGCACTTATCTTCACTACCATAAAATTAGTaggtcaattaaaaaaaaatttcgagAGAATGATGatatatagaattttttataacctttttttaaagatttgaatttacCGAAAGAATTTGATAGTATTTTATTAATCCtccaaataattttatagaagaaagatgaagaaagaaaaagtaggATCTTTTAGAAATGGGTTTGGATTGATGGATATGATTGAGAATGAAATTGGGTCTAATTACATATGGATCAATAATCATAATGCCaacacatgaaattttaaatattatttttgccaCATCAGCTTCTGTTAAAGGGAGGGGTATTTTAGGTTGAAATTTTACTCTAAGGGCATTTTTGATCCAAATAGTTGGATGGGAGGGCATTTTTAATCCAATAGATGAAAGAAGGACATTTTTGAGCTATTTCTAATACCTTAAGGGCATTTTTGATCCTTTTCCCGTTTTTATTTACTCTTTTCGGTGCTGCTGAACTATTAGACAAGCTGTAAAATAGTTTCTTTTACTCCATATTTAtggaatttaatttttgataagtATACacacacttaaattattttttctttttatttctaaattattgaGAGCGTGAGTTTTATAGTTAAATATCATTTGttgatttaaattaaatatattaaaactaaagataaaaaaattattatccccaaaattatcatatatatatatatataaagaaaattttaatctCACCTACGTGGCACCACCACAaacaaaaatttcctttttaaatttatttattttcaaaactagtttctcctttatgaaaagttgcgacttttatgaagagttgcaactttaatgaagacttgtgatttttatgaaaagtgtCGACTTTAATGAATAGTTGTAGTTTTTATGAAAAGATATGACTTTAATGAATGATTGTGACATTTCACAAGGTTacaacttttccaaatagttaTAATATTTCAGATAaagcacaataaatatttgtgcaTGCTagcctttgttgtctataaattgaGGCATtgctctcattttaaaacaacgaaaattttaaatctcctcttcctcctcctcctcttcttcttcttcttcacaactaaatatttgtgtactttgtTCTTGTTGAGTGATTCACTTACATCATTGCTTATGTTACATATCTTGGTATGTATTTTT
The DNA window shown above is from Solanum lycopersicum chromosome 11, SLM_r2.1 and carries:
- the LOC101257729 gene encoding uncharacterized protein isoform X2; protein product: MEVADLETVLKTLESALSQIKWRLKLSSKRRLETDILALCTEMRPVVMVDYGGKMPELQERLCAFLKHCKEDCSIFKPLHVMVIEDMIYLVHARAFAEFVKSSLNLETRLIFVDLEHDPPKMITQAEESCLAAELVLAQKTFSSIFSENGIKMDHLEHQKPEVKANTDSSLYKPTSSLSSDVIDLSDCIKDSHVTAPTLNGWLLGYPIVYLFGMAHIENAIYNLSTKSLNLFQVLVCRSARCNKGSQAQKEELMSFSVPYDLSLEGMDEPWVETFLTRIKAKQERCNQIWTSLQMEVNSCYPQAIAL
- the LOC101257729 gene encoding uncharacterized protein isoform X5; this translates as MRPVVMVDYGGKMPELQERLCAFLKHCKEDCSIFKPLHVMVIEDMIYLVHARAFAEFVKSSLNLETRLIFVDLEHDPPKMITQAEESCLAAELVLAQKTFSSIFSENGIKMDHLEHQKPEVKANTDSSLYKPTSSLSSDVIDLSDCIKDSHVTAPTLNGWLLGYPIVYLFGMAHIENAIYNLSTKSLNLFQVLVCRSARCNKGSQAQKEELMSFSVPYDLSLEGMDEPWVETFLTRIKAKQERCNQIWTSLQMEVNSCYPQAIAL
- the LOC101257729 gene encoding uncharacterized protein isoform X1, encoding MEVADLETVLKTLESALSQIKWRLKLSSKRRLETDILALCTEMRPVVMVDYGGKMPELQERLCAFLKHCKEDCSIFKPLHVMVIEDMIYLVHARAFAEFVKSSLNLETRLIFVDLEHDPPKMITQAEESCLAAELVLAQKTFSSIFSENGIKMDHLEHQKPEVKANTDSSLYKPTSSLSSDVIDLSDCIKDSHVTAPTLNGWLLGYPIVYLFGMAHIENAIYNLSTKSLNLFQVLVCRSARCNKGSQAQKEELMSFSVPYDLSLEGMDEPWVETFLTRIKAKQERCNQIWTSLQMEVNSCYPQAIALYIRTGPPQAIA
- the LOC101257729 gene encoding uncharacterized protein isoform X4, whose translation is MRPVVMVDYGGKMPELQERLCAFLKHCKEDCSIFKPLHVMVIEDMIYLVHARAFAEFVKSSLNLETRLIFVDLEHDPPKMITQAEESCLAAELVLAQKTFSSIFSENGIKMDHLEHQKPEVKANTDSSLYKPTSSLSSDVIDLSDCIKDSHVTAPTLNGWLLGYPIVYLFGMAHIENAIYNLSTKSLNLFQVLVCRSARCNKGSQAQKEELMSFSVPYDLSLEGMDEPWVETFLTRIKAKQERCNQIWTSLQMEVNSCYPQAIALYIRTGPPQAIA